From a region of the Nonlabens dokdonensis DSW-6 genome:
- a CDS encoding DUF4126 domain-containing protein has product MFEILLSICLGIGLAASAGFRVFIPLLFASIAAYFEVIPLHESWQWAGSLTAVIVLGVAAAVELLAYYIPFVDNLLDTISVPLAAIAGTVVMVSVAANMNPVFTWTLAIIAGGGTAAAISTTTSAARATSTATTGGFGNPVISTVEAGFSSVLSVLSIAFAPLAVIVVFFLLIGMRKLYNKLFKKKKDEVVVG; this is encoded by the coding sequence ATGTTTGAGATTTTATTGAGTATTTGTTTAGGAATAGGGCTGGCAGCAAGTGCTGGTTTTAGAGTTTTTATCCCTTTATTATTTGCGAGTATCGCCGCATATTTTGAAGTAATACCGCTTCATGAGAGCTGGCAATGGGCAGGAAGTTTAACAGCTGTTATCGTTCTAGGAGTTGCCGCAGCGGTGGAATTACTAGCTTATTACATACCTTTTGTTGATAATTTACTCGATACAATCTCTGTCCCTCTAGCCGCGATCGCAGGAACAGTTGTAATGGTGAGTGTCGCTGCAAACATGAATCCTGTTTTTACTTGGACTCTTGCAATAATTGCTGGTGGAGGAACCGCTGCAGCGATTTCCACAACAACATCTGCTGCGCGGGCTACAAGTACAGCTACTACAGGTGGTTTTGGTAATCCAGTTATTAGTACAGTAGAAGCTGGTTTTTCCAGTGTTTTATCGGTTTTATCCATCGCCTTTGCACCGCTTGCCGTTATCGTCGTGTTTTTCTTATTAATAGGAATGAGAAAATTATATAACAAATTATTTAAGAAGAAAAAGGATGAAGTAGTTGTTGGGTAA
- a CDS encoding GNAT family protein, whose product MDSTSTLEVTDNAFLRQYECRKGDVLATIEYAQQERKIFLTKYIVPEELEFDNDFRDEFLTAVFEDIKNVKELKVVPTHPKIAGFVRKYRLKYKEMLPVGIAI is encoded by the coding sequence ATGGATTCTACAAGTACCTTAGAAGTTACTGATAACGCGTTTTTACGTCAGTACGAGTGTCGCAAAGGTGACGTTTTGGCAACAATTGAATATGCCCAACAAGAAAGGAAAATCTTTTTAACTAAATATATTGTTCCTGAAGAATTAGAGTTTGACAATGATTTTAGAGATGAGTTTTTAACAGCTGTTTTTGAAGACATCAAAAATGTAAAAGAGCTAAAAGTAGTTCCGACTCACCCTAAAATAGCTGGATTTGTTAGAAAATACCGATTGAAGTATAAAGAAATGCTTCCAGTAGGTATTGCTATTTAA
- a CDS encoding DUF3822 family protein: MKSQLVVTGLDSMHSKTITSPSDAIKKLSVLIHQDGLSFYIYNSSEIIATLHRSFKHPANPVEILQSIEICFEEEAVLDTAFAKATLIYHHHIFTSVPAAIYNEDHAVDYLKYNARILETDVLSVDQNLGQLPVNTVYIAYENINNYFFDKYGSYDYFHYSSRILEIHSDDTATIQPQVFLDIKNSHFYLTILKKGKLVAHNLFPHDAIEDILYYTLFTTHHNELDPETMKMIVYSEEKNESLYDLLYTYVRHVSFKTDYTNYIKQLLCV; this comes from the coding sequence ATGAAATCACAACTAGTGGTAACTGGCCTAGACAGTATGCACTCAAAGACGATAACTAGTCCTAGCGACGCCATAAAGAAACTGTCCGTTCTGATTCATCAGGATGGACTTTCTTTTTATATCTATAACTCTTCTGAGATTATAGCAACGCTACATAGAAGTTTTAAGCATCCTGCAAATCCTGTAGAGATATTGCAATCTATAGAGATCTGTTTTGAGGAAGAAGCTGTTTTAGATACCGCTTTCGCGAAAGCTACCCTTATTTACCATCATCATATATTTACAAGTGTTCCTGCAGCTATTTATAATGAAGATCATGCTGTAGATTACCTTAAATACAATGCGCGCATTTTAGAGACTGATGTGTTGAGCGTAGACCAAAACTTAGGACAACTACCTGTTAATACGGTTTACATAGCATATGAAAATATAAACAATTACTTTTTTGATAAGTACGGTAGCTATGATTACTTTCATTATAGTTCGCGTATTCTAGAAATTCATTCGGATGATACTGCGACTATACAACCACAGGTTTTTCTAGATATTAAAAACAGTCATTTTTACCTTACTATTCTTAAAAAAGGCAAACTTGTAGCTCACAACCTTTTTCCTCATGATGCGATAGAAGATATATTATACTACACGTTATTTACAACGCATCACAATGAACTTGATCCAGAAACTATGAAAATGATCGTTTACAGTGAGGAGAAAAATGAATCGCTTTATGACCTTTTATATACTTATGTGCGTCACGTGAGTTTTAAAACTGATTACACTAATTATATCAAACAACTCCTATGCGTATAA
- a CDS encoding RNA polymerase sigma factor encodes MNLKELLKSCKKDDINAQKELYDRYKDVLYILCLKYSRSKEEAEDILHDSFMIIFTSLNKYKGKGSFEGWMKRIVINKAITSFKKASNFNVLLNEEITGEVVIEESSIKSIPLKEILNAIQQLPDRYRMVFNLYEMDGYSHNEISKMLDITVGTSKSNLHRSKILLRKRIKECNNNLNTRSYGN; translated from the coding sequence TTGAATTTAAAAGAATTGCTCAAATCCTGTAAAAAGGATGATATAAATGCTCAGAAAGAGCTCTACGACCGTTACAAAGACGTGCTCTATATTTTGTGTTTAAAGTACAGTCGCAGTAAGGAAGAGGCAGAAGATATTCTTCACGATTCTTTCATGATCATTTTTACTAGTCTGAATAAATACAAGGGAAAAGGTAGTTTTGAAGGCTGGATGAAGCGCATTGTTATCAATAAAGCCATTACATCATTTAAAAAAGCTTCTAATTTTAATGTGTTGTTAAATGAAGAAATAACTGGCGAAGTTGTTATAGAAGAATCCTCTATAAAATCTATACCTCTTAAAGAGATTTTAAATGCCATACAGCAGTTACCAGATCGATATAGAATGGTATTTAATCTTTATGAAATGGATGGTTATAGTCATAACGAGATTAGTAAAATGCTAGATATTACTGTAGGTACTTCAAAGTCTAATTTACACCGATCAAAAATTTTGCTTAGAAAAAGAATTAAAGAATGCAACAACAATCTAAATACTAGGTCTTATGGGAACTAA
- a CDS encoding sulfite exporter TauE/SafE family protein, whose protein sequence is MTLSTVLLLLLIGILAGVLSGSVGVGGGVIMVPLAIWFLGYSQHQAQGMSLAVLAVPVTFLAAYTYHKNGHTLDWRYALIIAAAFVVGGYFGSKIAVNINQQMLKKIFGVILIIVAIKMIFFSSAKGVS, encoded by the coding sequence ATGACTTTATCAACGGTACTACTTCTTTTATTAATAGGAATTCTCGCTGGCGTTTTGAGCGGCAGTGTAGGAGTAGGAGGCGGCGTTATCATGGTTCCTTTGGCAATTTGGTTTTTAGGCTATTCTCAGCATCAAGCTCAAGGAATGAGCCTTGCTGTACTTGCCGTTCCTGTTACATTTCTAGCAGCTTACACCTATCATAAAAATGGCCATACACTCGACTGGCGATATGCTTTAATTATTGCGGCTGCTTTTGTTGTAGGTGGTTACTTTGGATCTAAGATTGCTGTGAATATTAATCAGCAAATGCTCAAAAAAATATTTGGTGTGATCCTGATCATAGTTGCCATTAAGATGATTTTCTTCTCCAGCGCAAAAGGTGTTAGTTAA
- the cls gene encoding cardiolipin synthase: MGNWVLNNWFFSLLIINYAIALSAAFFLIKSNQNPRKTVSSLLFLVALPFIGLGIYYFFGLEYRKSKIFKRKDLTAHQLIQGWSKRLHLTEDQLTEYENDFLEDRIKLVKLLNHNQSALLTLKNDLEVLINGENTFKSIFKDLDEAKNHIHIEYFIFQDDQIGNEFIDKLVAAGKRDVEVKLIYDSVGSSLSRKAKARMKDVGIEFHPFMPVIFSNFTRKANYRNHRKICIIDGHIGYLGGVNVSDEYVNKEGDHPSRYWRDTHLRIEGHAVKSMQVQWLLNWYFVCDHIHEETDLEIPDSYFPEIDEGKNKPVQIAASGPDTDWANIMEAIFIAITTAEESIKITTPYFIPNEAILTALKSAARAGVQVEIMVPKKGDSWAARYASRSYFREILESGVKIYWYHKGMLHAKTMVVDEEFATVGTSNMDYRSFDINFEINALIFDDDISEELNDQYDKDLESCEEVILEKWVERDKWNKFKESFCRLWAPLL; encoded by the coding sequence ATGGGTAATTGGGTTTTAAATAATTGGTTTTTTAGCTTATTGATTATCAATTATGCAATTGCGCTTAGTGCTGCTTTTTTTCTAATAAAAAGTAATCAAAACCCTCGTAAAACAGTCTCATCACTTTTATTTCTAGTTGCATTGCCTTTCATAGGTTTGGGAATTTATTATTTCTTTGGTCTAGAATATCGCAAGTCTAAAATTTTTAAAAGAAAAGACCTAACGGCTCATCAATTAATTCAAGGCTGGAGCAAGCGACTGCATTTAACCGAAGATCAACTCACAGAATATGAGAATGATTTTCTAGAAGATCGCATCAAATTAGTAAAGCTCCTCAATCATAACCAGTCGGCTTTGCTAACTTTAAAAAACGATCTAGAAGTTTTAATAAATGGAGAAAACACATTTAAAAGCATATTTAAAGATCTAGATGAAGCAAAAAATCATATTCATATTGAGTATTTTATTTTTCAAGACGATCAAATAGGGAATGAGTTTATTGATAAGCTAGTTGCTGCTGGAAAACGAGATGTTGAGGTAAAGCTTATCTATGATTCAGTAGGTAGTTCACTTTCTAGAAAGGCAAAAGCAAGAATGAAAGATGTTGGAATCGAATTCCATCCTTTTATGCCTGTTATTTTCTCTAATTTTACTCGTAAAGCAAATTATAGAAACCATCGTAAAATTTGCATTATTGATGGTCATATAGGATATCTAGGAGGAGTTAATGTAAGCGACGAATATGTAAATAAAGAAGGAGACCATCCTTCTAGGTACTGGAGAGATACACATTTAAGAATTGAAGGACATGCTGTAAAAAGTATGCAGGTGCAATGGTTGCTCAACTGGTACTTTGTTTGCGATCATATTCATGAAGAAACCGATCTGGAGATACCTGATTCTTATTTTCCGGAGATTGATGAGGGGAAAAATAAACCTGTGCAAATTGCTGCCAGTGGACCAGACACCGATTGGGCTAATATTATGGAGGCTATTTTTATAGCCATTACCACTGCAGAGGAAAGCATTAAGATTACTACTCCTTATTTTATACCCAATGAAGCAATTCTTACGGCTCTTAAAAGTGCTGCTCGAGCAGGAGTCCAAGTAGAAATTATGGTTCCTAAAAAAGGAGACAGCTGGGCTGCCAGATATGCGAGCCGTTCCTATTTCAGAGAAATCTTAGAAAGTGGAGTAAAAATTTACTGGTATCATAAAGGGATGTTACACGCAAAAACCATGGTTGTAGACGAAGAATTTGCAACTGTAGGAACATCAAATATGGATTACCGCAGTTTTGACATTAACTTTGAGATCAATGCTCTTATTTTTGATGATGATATCTCTGAAGAGTTGAACGATCAATATGACAAAGATTTAGAGTCTTGTGAGGAAGTTATACTTGAAAAATGGGTAGAAAGAGATAAATGGAATAAATTTAAAGAGTCCTTCTGTAGATTGTGGGCTCCATTACTATAA
- a CDS encoding ATP-dependent DNA helicase, with protein MTPQEFYKVLLLDFPFKPTNEQDRALESLADFIIDKNKDRLFMLRGYAGTGKTTLTSTIVKSIWKLKMKCVLLAPTGRAAKVISNYSNKQAATIHREIYYPKGQGNGGVQFTLKQNKHRNALFVVDEASMIPDVAAENKMFGGNGSLLDDLIEYVYSGVNCKLMIIGDTAQLPPVKLDVSPALDSELIEQRYLKEVTEIELDEVKRQSENSGILLNATGIRNHILHEEFDFKFDVEQFTDINRLIDGYEIMDTINSAYDFHGHEETAIIVRSNKRANLYNQQIRSRILFNENELSPGDYLMVVKNNYHWLQPSSDAGFIANGDIIEVLEIFSFKNIYGFHFAEVKVRMVDYPKMKEFETVLLLDTLTSESPSLTYDESNKLYQEVRMDYLKLPKYKQYKEIKENPFFNALQVKFSYAITCHKSQGGQWENVIIEQPYLPDGPDKGYLRWLYTAVTRAKTNLYLIGFKSDHFIEH; from the coding sequence ATGACTCCACAAGAATTTTACAAAGTTTTACTACTTGATTTTCCGTTTAAGCCTACAAATGAACAAGATAGAGCCTTAGAATCACTAGCTGATTTTATTATCGATAAAAATAAAGATCGGTTATTTATGTTAAGAGGTTATGCAGGAACAGGTAAAACGACACTAACTAGTACCATTGTTAAGAGCATATGGAAACTAAAAATGAAATGTGTCCTGCTTGCGCCTACTGGTAGAGCTGCAAAAGTGATCAGTAATTACTCTAATAAACAAGCTGCCACGATTCACCGAGAAATTTATTATCCCAAAGGGCAAGGAAATGGTGGTGTTCAATTTACTTTAAAGCAAAATAAGCATCGCAACGCTCTTTTTGTTGTTGATGAAGCTTCTATGATTCCTGATGTGGCGGCAGAGAATAAAATGTTCGGTGGGAACGGCTCCCTACTTGACGATCTTATAGAGTATGTATATAGCGGTGTGAACTGTAAACTGATGATTATAGGTGATACCGCACAATTGCCACCAGTAAAACTTGATGTTTCACCAGCGCTTGATAGTGAGTTGATTGAGCAACGCTATCTCAAAGAAGTAACAGAAATAGAACTAGACGAAGTAAAAAGACAAAGTGAAAACTCTGGAATTTTATTAAACGCCACAGGAATACGTAATCATATTTTACATGAAGAATTTGATTTTAAATTTGACGTAGAACAATTTACTGACATCAATAGATTGATCGACGGTTATGAGATCATGGATACCATTAATAGTGCTTATGATTTTCATGGACATGAAGAAACGGCCATTATCGTGCGCTCTAACAAGAGAGCTAACTTATACAACCAGCAAATAAGATCTCGTATTCTTTTTAATGAAAACGAATTATCACCTGGCGATTACTTAATGGTAGTAAAGAACAATTACCACTGGTTACAACCATCTAGCGATGCTGGTTTTATTGCAAACGGTGATATTATCGAGGTATTAGAGATTTTCTCTTTTAAAAACATTTACGGCTTCCATTTTGCTGAGGTAAAGGTACGTATGGTAGATTACCCTAAAATGAAAGAGTTCGAAACTGTTCTCTTATTAGACACGCTCACATCAGAGTCGCCGTCACTCACCTATGATGAGAGCAATAAACTCTATCAAGAAGTACGGATGGATTACTTGAAACTACCTAAATATAAACAGTACAAAGAGATCAAAGAGAATCCGTTTTTTAATGCCCTACAAGTCAAGTTCTCTTATGCCATTACCTGTCATAAATCACAAGGTGGACAGTGGGAAAATGTGATTATCGAGCAACCTTATTTACCAGACGGACCAGATAAAGGCTATTTGAGATGGTTGTATACCGCAGTCACACGTGCCAAAACAAATTTGTACCTTATAGGCTTTAAAAGTGACCATTTTATAGAGCATTAA
- the kdsB gene encoding 3-deoxy-manno-octulosonate cytidylyltransferase, giving the protein MKKIAVIPARFEASRFPGKLMKDLCGKSVILRTYEAALNTKLFDQVLVATDSDLIYKEIVENGGEAVMSHKAHDTGSDRIAEAVENYEADIIINVQGDEPFTNKADLQKLIEVFEKDVEKEISLASLMHELKSEKDVQNPNNVKVITDLSGNALYFSRSVIPFTRDESVKQPVYKHIGIYAFRKEALLDFYNQSPTPLELVEKIECIRYLEHGKKIKMIKTNHLSIGIDTPEDLENARLRFQGAND; this is encoded by the coding sequence TTGAAAAAAATTGCAGTAATCCCAGCACGTTTTGAAGCCAGTAGATTTCCTGGTAAACTCATGAAAGACCTTTGCGGTAAATCAGTTATTCTACGTACTTATGAGGCAGCTTTAAATACAAAATTATTTGATCAAGTACTGGTTGCGACAGATAGTGATTTGATATATAAAGAGATCGTTGAGAATGGAGGTGAAGCAGTTATGAGTCACAAAGCTCATGATACTGGTAGCGATCGCATTGCAGAAGCAGTAGAAAACTATGAAGCAGATATAATCATAAATGTTCAAGGTGATGAACCATTTACAAATAAAGCAGATTTACAAAAACTAATTGAAGTATTTGAAAAAGATGTTGAAAAAGAGATTTCGCTGGCGTCTTTAATGCATGAGTTGAAAAGTGAGAAAGATGTTCAAAACCCTAATAATGTGAAAGTGATAACTGACTTGTCTGGAAATGCATTATATTTTTCGCGCTCTGTCATTCCTTTTACTCGAGATGAATCGGTAAAACAACCAGTTTATAAACACATTGGTATTTACGCTTTTAGAAAAGAAGCTTTATTAGATTTTTATAATCAATCTCCTACACCTTTGGAATTAGTAGAAAAGATCGAGTGTATTAGATATCTAGAACATGGTAAAAAAATTAAGATGATTAAAACAAATCATCTTAGTATAGGAATAGATACTCCAGAAGATCTTGAAAATGCTAGATTAAGATTTCAAGGTGCAAATGATTAA
- a CDS encoding 3'-5' exonuclease, with product MSYIMVDIESAGPIPRDYSMICFGAVLVDEKLDKTFYGKLKPISKKFDSKALSVSGFSRDETEQFDDPKQVMLDFRDWIQTHSKGRPIFISDNNGFDWMFVCWYFHHFIKENPFGYSSRRLSDLYCGIEKDTFAKWKHLRKTTHTHHPVDDALGNAEVLILMKKEMGLKISLK from the coding sequence ATGAGTTATATAATGGTAGACATTGAGTCTGCCGGACCTATTCCGAGAGATTATTCTATGATTTGTTTTGGAGCTGTTTTAGTCGATGAAAAGTTAGACAAAACTTTTTACGGGAAACTGAAACCGATTTCCAAGAAATTTGATTCTAAGGCACTTTCTGTTTCTGGATTTTCAAGAGACGAAACAGAGCAATTTGATGATCCTAAACAAGTAATGTTAGATTTTAGAGACTGGATACAAACGCATTCAAAAGGTAGGCCTATTTTTATAAGTGATAACAACGGTTTTGACTGGATGTTTGTTTGCTGGTATTTCCACCATTTTATTAAGGAGAATCCTTTCGGTTATAGTTCTAGACGATTATCTGACCTGTATTGCGGTATCGAGAAGGACACTTTTGCAAAATGGAAACATTTAAGAAAAACCACTCATACACACCATCCTGTTGACGATGCTTTGGGAAATGCAGAAGTACTAATTTTAATGAAAAAGGAAATGGGACTGAAAATAAGCTTAAAATAA
- a CDS encoding alpha/beta fold hydrolase, translating to MKHVYFMPGMAASSLIYENIKLPEDKFTMHFLEWIVPVEKEPLSIYVKRLLAHVKHVKPVLVGVSFGGVIVQEMAKQIEVEKLVLISTVKSNKEFPRRMRFSKTTGLHKILPTSLVQSIDVLSKYSFGIAPKKIEMYKKYLSVNSSIYLDWALDTIMNWDQEEPIPDCIHIHGDADPVFPIKYIDDCIVVPQGTHVMIVNRFRWFNEHLPELIGS from the coding sequence ATGAAACACGTGTATTTCATGCCTGGAATGGCAGCATCTTCTTTGATATATGAAAATATTAAATTGCCTGAAGATAAATTTACGATGCACTTTTTAGAATGGATTGTTCCTGTAGAAAAGGAGCCTCTTTCTATTTACGTGAAGCGGTTACTAGCTCACGTGAAACATGTCAAGCCGGTACTCGTAGGTGTTTCCTTTGGTGGAGTCATTGTACAAGAAATGGCAAAACAAATAGAAGTAGAAAAACTTGTACTTATCTCTACGGTAAAGTCTAATAAAGAATTTCCTAGAAGAATGCGATTTTCAAAGACTACTGGATTACACAAAATATTACCTACAAGCCTTGTGCAAAGCATAGATGTACTTAGTAAGTATAGTTTTGGGATCGCACCTAAGAAAATAGAAATGTACAAAAAGTACCTGTCTGTGAATAGTTCTATTTACTTAGACTGGGCGCTGGATACTATTATGAATTGGGATCAAGAAGAGCCTATCCCAGATTGTATTCATATTCACGGTGATGCAGATCCTGTTTTTCCTATCAAATATATAGATGATTGCATCGTTGTGCCTCAAGGAACCCATGTAATGATTGTGAATCGTTTCCGCTGGTTTAATGAACATTTACCTGAACTCATCGGTTCATAA
- the rsmD gene encoding 16S rRNA (guanine(966)-N(2))-methyltransferase RsmD, with protein MRIISGTHKGRRIQAPKNLPVRPTTDMSKEALFNILRHKIHIQDINMLELFAGSGNMSYEFCSRGAGSVIAVDQHYPCIAFIKKTAEELDFPIDTIKADVFKFLEKHKGKYDIIFADPPYALEEEEFLKIPNYVYANELLAEDGLLIIEHSKHTSLAMHEHFDNERRYGGTVFSFFEGPSSEEE; from the coding sequence ATGCGTATAATATCTGGAACACATAAAGGCCGCCGAATACAAGCTCCCAAAAATTTACCAGTAAGACCTACCACAGATATGTCTAAAGAGGCGTTGTTTAATATCCTGCGGCACAAAATTCATATTCAGGATATCAATATGCTAGAACTTTTTGCAGGTAGCGGGAACATGTCTTATGAGTTTTGCAGTCGTGGTGCAGGTAGTGTTATAGCGGTAGACCAGCATTATCCATGTATAGCATTTATTAAAAAAACTGCCGAAGAACTGGACTTCCCGATAGACACTATAAAAGCAGATGTTTTTAAATTTCTAGAAAAGCACAAAGGAAAATACGACATTATCTTTGCAGATCCTCCTTATGCGCTAGAAGAAGAAGAGTTTCTAAAAATTCCTAATTACGTATATGCAAACGAGCTTCTTGCCGAAGATGGGCTTCTTATCATAGAACATTCTAAACACACTTCACTTGCAATGCACGAGCATTTTGATAATGAACGTCGATATGGCGGTACTGTTTTTAGCTTTTTTGAAGGTCCTAGTAGTGAGGAAGAATGA
- a CDS encoding lytic transglycosylase domain-containing protein, with product MKKILLGALIAIIFIFTISAIQQGGGASTSKNTNALETSENDGLEKRVKDYNVYSVKLPKKLDFAGEAVPLDQPDIKERVDREFLVNTYWQSNGILLIKRAQKYFPVIEPILKKNGVPDDFKYLAVIESGLQNVTSPAGARGFWQIMPKTGRELGLEVNSNVDERYHLEMATQAACDYLKESKEKFGSWTLAGAAYNAGNGGINKQLEAQGVESYYDLLLGDETGRYVFRILAIKEILKNPKNFGFNVDASHGYDFVPTTKVLVDYEVDDLSAFAKANDINYKILKIHNPWLREPKLNNKTKKEYQIAIPKAGYYD from the coding sequence ATGAAAAAGATACTTTTAGGTGCTTTGATAGCAATTATTTTTATTTTTACAATAAGTGCGATACAACAAGGTGGCGGCGCCTCCACTTCAAAAAATACAAATGCTTTAGAAACATCTGAAAATGATGGCTTAGAAAAACGAGTTAAAGACTATAATGTTTATAGTGTCAAGTTGCCTAAAAAGCTTGATTTTGCAGGAGAAGCAGTTCCTCTAGATCAACCAGATATTAAGGAACGTGTAGATCGTGAATTCTTAGTAAATACCTACTGGCAATCAAACGGGATTCTTTTAATTAAACGAGCTCAAAAATATTTCCCTGTAATTGAACCTATTCTTAAGAAAAACGGTGTTCCAGATGATTTCAAATATCTCGCTGTAATTGAAAGCGGCTTGCAAAATGTTACTTCTCCAGCAGGAGCAAGAGGTTTCTGGCAAATAATGCCTAAAACTGGTAGAGAATTAGGCCTAGAAGTAAATTCTAATGTAGATGAGCGTTACCATTTAGAAATGGCAACTCAGGCGGCCTGTGATTACTTAAAAGAAAGCAAAGAGAAGTTTGGAAGTTGGACACTTGCTGGTGCTGCTTACAATGCCGGAAATGGTGGAATCAACAAGCAACTAGAAGCACAAGGAGTAGAAAGTTATTACGATTTGCTTTTAGGAGATGAAACGGGACGCTACGTCTTCCGTATTTTGGCAATTAAAGAGATCCTCAAAAATCCTAAAAACTTTGGTTTTAATGTAGACGCAAGTCATGGTTATGATTTTGTTCCTACCACAAAGGTTTTAGTAGATTATGAGGTGGATGATTTGTCCGCTTTCGCGAAAGCGAATGACATCAACTACAAAATTCTTAAAATTCACAATCCGTGGTTAAGAGAACCAAAGTTGAATAACAAGACTAAAAAGGAATATCAGATCGCCATTCCAAAGGCGGGATATTACGATTAA
- a CDS encoding DUF2911 domain-containing protein, which yields MKKLLFSLCLLFIASTAVAQIEAPQPSPKAKSMQTVGLTEVTLEYSRPAMRDREIFGNLVPFGKLWRTGANQNSMITFSDDVKFAGTNVEAGTYAVYTKPGKKEWTVMLYNDTSNWGNPAKWDDSKVVATATVETNKLKNPVESWTMAINELTMDGAHLQMMWDETMVAVPFTVPTASKTQASIDKVMAGPSANDYYSAATFYLDANKDLEKAHMWISKAVEARPDAFWMHRRKSLIEAKMGNTTAAIATAKQSLELAQKAGNMDYVKLNKDSLKELGVKM from the coding sequence ATGAAAAAATTACTATTTTCTTTGTGTTTACTATTTATAGCAAGTACGGCCGTTGCTCAAATTGAAGCACCGCAACCTAGCCCTAAAGCAAAATCCATGCAAACAGTAGGTCTTACTGAGGTTACACTAGAGTATTCTAGACCAGCTATGAGAGATAGAGAGATCTTTGGTAACCTAGTACCATTTGGTAAACTATGGAGAACTGGTGCAAATCAAAATTCTATGATTACTTTCTCTGACGATGTAAAGTTTGCTGGAACAAACGTGGAGGCTGGTACGTATGCTGTTTACACAAAACCTGGTAAGAAAGAATGGACAGTGATGTTGTACAACGACACTAGCAACTGGGGTAATCCAGCAAAATGGGATGATTCTAAAGTGGTAGCTACTGCAACGGTAGAAACTAATAAATTGAAGAATCCAGTAGAAAGCTGGACTATGGCAATTAACGAGTTAACGATGGACGGCGCTCATTTACAAATGATGTGGGATGAAACAATGGTAGCAGTCCCTTTTACGGTTCCTACGGCTTCAAAAACACAGGCGAGCATCGATAAAGTTATGGCAGGACCTAGTGCAAACGATTACTATAGCGCAGCTACCTTTTATTTAGATGCAAACAAAGACTTAGAAAAAGCACACATGTGGATTTCTAAGGCGGTGGAAGCTCGTCCAGATGCATTCTGGATGCACAGAAGAAAATCTCTTATTGAGGCAAAAATGGGTAATACTACTGCTGCAATTGCAACAGCAAAGCAATCTTTAGAGCTTGCTCAAAAAGCAGGAAACATGGATTATGTAAAGCTTAATAAAGACAGCCTTAAAGAATTGGGCGTGAAGATGTAA